In Calothrix sp. PCC 7507, one DNA window encodes the following:
- a CDS encoding serine O-acetyltransferase, with protein MEINNLTVGVKLNLTANTTAAATPSLGLWEQIKEDWIAHGRDWTKPGFRAVAVHRFGVWRMNIQPKLLRTPFSIFYRMLFRRIRNNYGIELPYTVQLGRRVVVEHQGAIVIHGHSIIGDDSIIRQGVTLGNRYLDQPFNAPKLGQNVNVGAGAKIFGDVTIGDRANIGANAVVLCDVPAGATAVGIPARIIYASKSQKSPLVPELIGLEENC; from the coding sequence ATGGAAATCAATAACTTAACTGTAGGTGTAAAACTCAACCTGACGGCAAATACAACTGCCGCAGCAACCCCTTCCTTGGGTCTTTGGGAACAAATTAAAGAAGACTGGATTGCTCATGGACGAGATTGGACCAAGCCTGGATTTCGAGCAGTAGCAGTTCATCGTTTTGGAGTTTGGCGAATGAATATTCAACCTAAACTCTTACGTACACCCTTTAGTATCTTTTATCGGATGTTATTTCGGAGAATTCGTAATAATTATGGCATTGAATTGCCTTACACTGTTCAACTCGGCCGCCGTGTCGTTGTTGAACATCAAGGAGCAATTGTCATTCACGGACACTCTATAATTGGCGACGATAGTATTATTCGCCAAGGCGTGACCTTGGGAAACCGTTATTTAGATCAACCGTTTAATGCACCTAAATTGGGTCAAAATGTGAATGTTGGTGCAGGGGCGAAAATTTTTGGTGATGTGACTATTGGCGATCGCGCAAATATTGGTGCTAATGCTGTAGTTCTCTGTGATGTACCAGCAGGAGCAACAGCAGTCGGTATCCCAGCACGAATTATTTATGCTTCTAAGTCTCAGAAAAGTCCTCTCGTACCTGAACTGATTGGTTTGGAAGAGAACTGCTAA
- a CDS encoding DUF6492 family protein, whose amino-acid sequence MNNLEFGIITPSYAPDFERCKLLSWSIQNFISPAVTHYIIVDARDLPLFRQLKSPNTEIIAVESMLPWWIQRLPLVKNGWLSLKTVFIRNWLLQQIVKLAVAQHINKDIFVFVDSDVTFIRPFNLQSFVREDQTRLFRVPNQYNREFVTKYPRFEKWRQTASNLLGINQSKLPTSGYVGNIITWRHDNLLKLYEHIEKVSGRGWMKTICGSLHLSEYILYGIFVDQVLQDKSGHYYDSERICHEYWSNKSMSDQQLQKFFAETLPEDKAVMISAKAGITPQRYQQLLLVD is encoded by the coding sequence TCCTGGAGCATTCAGAACTTTATCTCCCCTGCTGTCACACATTACATTATCGTTGATGCCAGAGATTTACCTCTTTTCCGTCAGCTAAAAAGCCCGAATACTGAAATTATTGCTGTTGAATCGATGTTACCTTGGTGGATTCAACGTTTGCCTCTAGTTAAAAATGGGTGGTTGAGCTTAAAAACTGTCTTTATTCGCAACTGGCTACTCCAGCAAATTGTGAAATTGGCAGTTGCTCAACATATTAACAAAGACATTTTTGTGTTTGTTGATTCGGATGTAACATTCATTCGTCCATTTAACTTACAAAGCTTTGTCCGCGAAGATCAAACCCGGCTTTTCCGAGTACCTAATCAATATAATAGGGAATTCGTGACTAAATATCCAAGATTTGAAAAGTGGCGGCAAACAGCTAGTAACTTACTCGGGATAAATCAGTCAAAATTACCAACTTCAGGCTACGTCGGGAACATTATCACTTGGCGGCATGACAATCTTTTAAAGCTTTATGAACATATTGAGAAGGTTTCTGGCAGAGGATGGATGAAAACTATATGTGGTTCATTACATCTTTCGGAATACATTCTATATGGGATCTTCGTTGACCAGGTGCTGCAAGATAAGTCTGGTCATTATTATGATTCAGAGCGGATTTGTCATGAATATTGGTCTAACAAATCTATGTCAGATCAGCAGCTACAAAAGTTTTTTGCAGAAACTCTTCCTGAAGATAAAGCTGTGATGATATCAGCGAAAGCGGGAATTACTCCACAACGATATCAACAGCTATTACTAGTAGATTAA